The genome window GGTTTTTTCCCCAGAAAACCGTTTTTGCCGCAAATGGATAAGCCAATATGTCGAGTAACAGAAACAATTGTAGTGACAAAACCTGTACCATCGTTTCATAGAGAATCGAGTGTGCCCGCGTGCGTGCACGCGTGGTCGGTTGCTCGCGTCCTATTGTTAGCATTTGACtagtaaaaactattcgtaatgCTGTACATAGCTGCGGTTATACGCGTTGCGTGCGTTGCTTAGCGTGCAGCGTTTGCAACTCCGACTTATCTGCATGGAATCTTGCCTGCGCGACTTCAAAGTGATACAGAAACTGTATCGAGCTCGGAACTGTGTCAAACTATCCGCTATGGAGTAGATTTACTGACTGTCCGTCTTCGCTTGCCGACAACCCCATGGCTTTAGGACCGTGCGTTAGgtgctttgctttgcgttgcgttgctcGGGGTATGCTTGCATCTTAGCTCGCTTGCGGACACGCGCGCGTGCGAGCATACACAAGACTCTCGAAGCTATATTACAGgcgtcacaaaactctttctGTTACTGGCCCTTGCctcgatactatttttcacgaattaccaaaattttataaatactcatacatgtgcaaattttgtaataataataacatcgaGTGCGAGGACTTCCCTATCGGCTTATCTATATAGTtgcgtcaaaaaaaggaatctcagaaataaagaaaaaaaatgtatattgacaaggagcgaattattattttttattaaatttcaactttaatattcgttaagttgtgttttcgtgtcttttatcgattcgcacgatcttaagttcttttattttgtaatttagatGACCGATCGGTTGCTTCAGCGAGATTGAATTTACtgttaaaattatgaaataaatgTTAAAGCtacaataattgataaaattatgaccgctaccaatttttattggtttctattttatttctttatcgattgattgaaaaaaaattaaatcgtaaaaaaagattattttagtcattcGGGATAAAGTAGGATTCCACGTGTCGTATTTCGTGCCCCGTTTTCTCAATGCACTGGAATGTACAATGCGTAGCGATAACGGCACGCTCACGTTCCACGCCCATCCTCGCCCTACGCCCGCCGGGCGGTGAGTGAAGCAAAAAGCGAAACGTGTTGTGCCTCTCTCCTGTCTCCTGTCCAGCCCTCGGGCTCGGAACGGAGCTCCCCCTCCCTCCTGTGCGCGCCGAGCGGGCCGAGCGCGACGTGAGTGAAGCGAATCATGTTGCGCCTGCGCCTCTCCCCTGTCTCGAGCTCCGCCCGGTGTCCGCCCGTCTCCCCTCTCTCCCGCTGGCTGACCGAACGCCTCTATCCCCACTCTGCTCTGCTACTACGCTATAGCGAATAGCCCAAACACGACCAAGCGTAAACGCGTGAAAACGTAAACACGtgaagaacgaaaacaaaccgaacgaattatccaaaatccattcgtaaatattcaccgattaattgccataattatcaatatataaaattgtatgtaccgaaccgttgaataaattatgatcatccattaaaattatacattatttGTGGCGttctaatatttatatattaaggtatttttatcaaattttaattaatatttttttatttgcgacATGGCGATTGTTTTTCCATTgatttctatatattttttgtcgattgGGAATTTGGACGGCGCAAATTCCCCATAGTTCATCTTTTGTTGTTCACAGAGAGATTAATAACAACTTTTATCGTTTTGAATCTCGGCGTACACATTCGTTGAACAAAGAGACGCGTTATCATAGTTAAACGCAAAATTCGTGCTTCGTTAGACAAAAATTCCgatagatatacatataatgttatattatatatatggaTGTACATatgttcaaaaatgtttcttgataaacaaaaatgaatgttaaataaatatattcgatTCATCAGGTCACATGTGTATATACAAACTGTTAGTGTATGACTGATGTACGACATATatgtgaatatttattattcccctaataaaaatccaacgtgattttctttaatcgtACTAATTCATATTCAAGTGCTCATGCAgcacttcaatatttttaaggtgatctatcacttgcgtgagtgcgagagagataactGCAAAATGGTTGCACGGTTTACTCGGACacccttgattttttgagaaaaataaaggttacaccttgttctctgataaaatgagaatagcgtgtaactcatattttctttcaaatatcaagctactcggaataaaccgtgcaacaggatttttaccgactgaacaagtGACAGAGCACCTTAATGCTTATAACGAATGGTAAAACAGAAACATATTTTCTATCAGTATCATGCCTCTCTATGAATCTTCGTGTTCAAGCCCAGTGATGCCAATGCAAAACTTCAATGGGGAATAGGGGAATATGCACGGTGGGTAATATGCGCCATACCCTTGCAAACAAGTGCAAATCTCATATACTGGTCTTCCTATGGACGTCAAGAATTCGTTGCTATCTGGCCATTGTCAAGTACACTGATAGCTGTCAGCAGCTGAACCcccattgaaaacaaaaaaacgcaGAAAATTAGGCTTTctgaaaaaacgaggataCGGAATAAGGCGTGGGAATAACAGTGAGAAGCAAATAAGTGCGCGAAACAAAAGTAACGCAGAGGGAAGTGCAGGTATGACAGTTGTTTCGACATGACGAAATCGCCAAATAAATTAGTACTTTCGACGTATTCTTGAATGcaatatcattattattactgTCACATACACGGTTAATCTCACATTGGGAAAAACGTTAAACAACACTTTATTCTGTGTTCTAATTATAGACGATGTTTACAAACtggtgaaaagaaaaaaaacacacaatcgttaagagaaagagaagcgaGTTAAAAAAAGTGGCAACGAACATATGTTTCtaagcactttttttttcatcgcgagACATCACAGTTCTCGAGACATTACTTCGCCGGCCCTTCACCTCAACGTATCGCAAGACATCACCTCTGAGACCCTTTGTTCAAATGTCCAGATCTTTTTTGTAAGacactccttttttctttttttttttttcattcgcaaaccattttttccattttttttgcctttgcagctgaaaatcattttctttgtgtttctttcctttatttttctctcattctgtTTTCGAGACGTTTCACCGTCTAATTGTTTCTTTTCCCCAATTATCAACGTTACCATCAGCGATATAACCGGCATGGCTTCGAGCTCTGTCAGTCAGGAGGACTTTGACAACGACTTTGAATTCACCTCCAGACGCTCCAGAATTCGAACCGCCAGGGTTCGCATCGGGCCGCCTAGAGCAGGCGATGTCACTTCAATCAGTTATCAAAGTTAGTAAATGCATCGATAAACGTTTTCTTTTCCACTATTAAAGTTTAATAGCATTTAAAGCGATTTAAAGTGTCACTAATTTTTCATAACTCGAGGGGCcaaattttgatgaattaaTCAGGATTGAATTTTTGGGTAGCAGAAAAACTGTCAACTTTTATTGTATAACAAACTCAAATATTAGTTttatcttcattatttataaaaattaaaaatgcatCAGTCTAAAGAGATTTTTTGCAGTCTGGTAACTCGTATTTCAATGGTGGTACATTCAACTTAGTTTTCTTTGTGTTACGcttcttttatattatttattgttcTTTTCTTTGCAGAAAATGCTGGTGACGCTGAAGAATCTCAAGGCATATGTGAACCAACTTCTACCACTGTTTTGCCCTCTGATCATGAAAATCAGCAGAACAAACCTGTCATAAgaaagttagaaaaaagacCTACCGGACGGTAAGTTGTTTATCCTTTTATCTCctcaacttttttacgaaattcttGATAATCCTCTTAAACGGCcattgtttttcgaaagtGATAATGATTATTGTGAATATATCGTTTTAGCGTTTCGAGTGTTGTATCCTGTTTGCACAGGCCTACGCACATAAATAAAGGCAAGCAGCAGAGGGACAGGAggaaattgagagaaaaacgtcGTAGCACAGGAGTGGTTCATTTGCCATCGACCGAGGTAAGTGGGAAAACCCaatcatttgaattttcttgagGAACAAAACAGCATGGGAATATTGCTTTCATGAAAATAGATGCAATGTTGCGTGCAAAGCTTCAGCGAatcttgcattttttttaccggtTGTGCTGAATTTAAAATGCTGCCTTGGTCACAGAAAAGTCAAAATTACACTTGGGCTGATCGATTTTGAACCAACTTATGCACGGAAAAAGCGAATCAAGATCTAagtaataattttgttttaaaaaattcattgcttctcatattttttttacaccgtTGAAAAGATGAATTATTGGATTTTGGAAAAAGTCAAtagtgtgaaattttttaaattcccttTAAAAACATTCATCTCGTTTCAAATATCCATTTTGATCTCTCTGACAAGAGAAAGCAATTTAGCACAGTCTCTTCAATTCCATTTTATCCGACTTTTGATCGTGACTCAAAAGGTAAAGATCGTGACTCATCTTTAACCACAATTTTTATGGCTTGTTCACTAGTCACCTCCCAGGTAGAAATCGTTGTAGGCTAAGTCATTAGGATACGCTatacacatttctttctgataAATCGTCACTGTTACTCTCAAATTCCATCAATAACTGCGACTCATATCACCTTACACAAAAACTAAATCCTAAATCGTCTTGATGATTTTGGGTCGATATTTCATTGATATATTGATTCACATCACTTATGGGCAAATTCTATTGTTGTTCACATCATCTCTCTATTTTTCTACTATCCTTTTTAAAGAAGAGTCTTTCCTCAGTTCCTCAATtcttcaatgaattttcacaaCTTCAATGTGCGGCTCAAAACGTTCTATCAGTTTCAATGAACCCACAAGTGCAAATGAAATTCAAGCACTGAGAGAAAAGAATACGAAAGTGTACAAAGACTGTGCGTAATAATCATAACTATGTTctgcaaaatcatttttcaatcattcatTAAAACTGTGAATTTCATTTGTGTACATTCATTAAATTGTGTGTCAATCCaagcacttgaaaaaaaaaaatccatggatgtttgaataaataatttgataTGCCCATCGctgatttgtttattttcttgaatttaaaCATTAATTAATGTTGAGAGAATGCCGGATATGACGGTGTGTGTCTAACGTGATGTCTGTTACTGATTTTGGAAACGTCAGAGTACAGGAGGTAGTACTGGCGAGGATGAGGAGGAACTAGGTGGAACAGGTCTTGAAACAAAGCACAATACGCCAAACTATGAGTTCCTCGATCATGAGCTCATTGAAGTAAGTTCAATAACGAATACAAACTAGATGATAAATTAAATAGGCTTTACAGGTACGAGGTGATTaggccattttttttatgcatttttcaataattctcttTATTATTATAACTCACTGTTTTTCTCGCTTCGCCTAACAGAATTTTATGCGGTTAATTCTGATAATCACATAATATTGTTGTTGACCTattaaaattgataaataaaacaaaattaagTTTATCCCTATTCATTTGTGGCCTGAGGATTTGTAgcaatgaaatttctgtgttTCAGGAACGGACGGCAAAAGTTTACACTCAGAGACGGAATAAAAGGTAATTTTTACCTAGTTATTTTAAATAaaggatttttaaaaaagtttttgataACGAAAATTCAGGGAGtaattaattgatttttttctttcatgctcTCAGTCATTCTGATCTCGAAGCTGAcgatgaagaatttgattctTTGAATCAGTCGGACGGCGTCAATCAATCTGATTCTGGTAATCATGCGCCTCGATTGACATCCGCCAATACACCGCGACCCAGAGTTCCAACACCTACTGGTGACAACGCACAAGAGGTAAATCTGTtacatttttaaatgattcTCGTTCCTGTCGATCAACCACCtggttttttattcttacaGCTATTCGTGCTCCTGACAAAACTGTTTCTCATAAACTTTTCAACAAGATCATTTGCTCAAGTGCACAAACAATTCTTTTCAGAACAGATTGTAATGTCGAACTTATTACTCGAGTGGAGAAGAAATATTTTCGCAAAATTTTCTCATGGGACGGGAATTTGCTTACAAATTTGAGTTatctttcaaaaatatttgtctAATCTCGTTGTAGGATTAAAAGAATAAATAACTGCATttcggaaaattttcaatctaAAGCGTTTTTTTTGCAGCTGATCGAGCGTACTCAGGAAGAAAACCGAAGACTTCTGGCGCTTTTGGAAGATCAGGATCACAAGATAATGGCATTGGAAGCACAGCTGGTTCAACAACAGCATGAAATGACGATTGAGCGTGACAGATTACGCGAAGAGAATGCAGCCCTTATCAGGGCCATGGCCGCTCTCACAAGTGACTGaacttgttgaaattttttttctttcgaatgaCTTAAACTCGCCTCGACAACTTACAACAGTGAGCCCATTTGTTAACGCGTTGTTGATTAAGCAATTGTATTTATACAATTGAAAACAAGATTTGAAAAACGCTCCTTAATAACATTAGTGTATAATTTTTAAGGAAGAATTCGCTGAGATTTTCGCTTACCgatggtgacgatttttttttcgtatgaaGAAATGCATCACAATTCTCGTAATCTccgaaatcataaaatttcatcaacaTCCCGAATCATTGGGAGATAGATTTCTTATTTCGGCCTCAGTTTTAATTTGCCGTAGAAATTTGCCAACGAGATGATACAATATTGTAGAAAACAGTTTTTACTGTCAATCGTGAGTTAAATTTATTCCGTATTTCGGAATTTTCCCAATTTAATGGGACATTTCAACTGGATGCATCATTTAAATATACCCAATTAGCATTTAAGAAACAAAGAATTTGGGCTCGTGCGATTAGAAAACCTTAGGATgccagaagaagaagaatcttaattttttcttttcctaaAAAATACGCGAGAGCTCTTTGCcgttgtaaaattgttgtttttcaATGCTCATCAAAAAACATTTAATTCCAAAAGTAGTTTTGTtaattttcttaaaattttacAACCCTCCGATAATAAAGCAATTTTCGAGGATCATTAAAAACGCACGAAATCAACACGTGTTAATTTTTGTTGTATATAAATCGATTAGTACGATAATATgtacaaaaacattgttaaaattttcaaaaagtcaAAGCTATGATATTTCGGATGTAGAAGCATTTCATAGACTTTCCTACATTAGAGCCTCGCGTTGTAACGTGTACAATTTTCAAGAGGCTGTAGATTCTTTCGAGTAGTTCCGTTTTTTGctgttgaaaaaatcatatagcggtctttgaaagaaaaaaaaacaaagcatAAATAACGGAGTTCTTTGCGTAATGGGGCTTGCACGAACTTGTGATTAATTTGATTACTTTTGTGTCTCAAGtattgaaataattattattgtatTTGCGTAATACAAAAagatggagaagaaaaaagaaaaccatGCTACTGGTAAAATGAAGCAGTCTTAACGAGACATCGATTGCGACGACTAATGATCGCAAAAGGCAGATTACGTCTATTTGTGTATTTCGAATAGCAAGCACGTGCACAAtcaatcgtatttttttttgatttattgACTATAAGtgagaaataaagaatttgatgataaaaataattgtcaTGAATTTTCCCTCAATAACAATTCGTTTAATTAATGTTTCAatctcttcatattttttcttgataTTCTTGACGTTCCTTAGGTTGGAACATTCATTTTAAACCGCCATCAGCAATTGTACCTCAGGGCAACATcgccttcgtatttttatttatttctcaacaaatcaatttttatgacGAATATAATTTCTGGTGTTCGAGGTAGTCGAGGGGtgttattttttatcgcgAATTCATCTTTCAAAAATCcagaacgaaaaacgaaaataaaaatcaaaagaatgggaaaaagaatgaattgGAACTTTCAAAGGGGCTAGGAATGCTCAAATAAACTCAAAGGCATTTATAGAcatgtttttcattattttatttatttataaaataactaaatgaattttgatatAATACAATACATGCGCTTTCACACTTGCGCATAGAATTCATGCGATACGTTTTGTTTAATCCTcgtgtttttttatgtactcTTATTATCCACTACAACGTATAACGTAACTAATGCAACTAAACAATAAATTCTACGCTTATTTTACGAAATCGTTGGGATTCGATCGTATAGAgttatatttatacatatttttgttttgtatcTCTGTTATCcggttgtgtgtgtgtgtgtgtgtgtgtgtgtaaacTCGAAAATGATCCCACCTGCTACGACAGAATCAGGTGAGAAATCTATCTCAGTTTTTTCGACCCAActcttttgtattttcaattgctttcgtatcaaatttatattattatcgatAATTCGTGCTGCAATCAGCAGGATAATTCTTGAAGTTTGTGTATgggtgtgtgtttgtgtgtgcgtCTTTTCGAAGACaggtatttatatatatttacacacGTTAATTAATGAACATCTGTCCTCTTTGCACAAAGCAGGCGATGCAACAGGTACTAACACTTGTCATTCTATCCCTCGATTATAATTGCATGTTTCGTCTTTCCGAATATTCTTCGATTACTCAAACTTTCTCGCGAGCAAAGAAATCTCGATCTGTTACATTAAAAGCTGCCTCCTCTCACAATTAACTGTTGATTATTTCATGAAGCGAGatttggtatttttcattcgtctaaGATTCGCTATAATTACATCGCTGCACAGAGGCGCAATAAAGGTCGaagatttttcgttgaaaatcaaTATTCCAATTCttacataaaaataattaccattcttttcagctttttttttaaaacgaaaaataaaaatgttaaaattcaGATGAAAACGATTATTGTATGTGCTTTTACAAATCGATGGCGCTTTTACAAAATAACGATCATTGacaaataatagaaaataaattctttttattttaatgcAACGATAAACATTTTGCTCGATCATATAATCCCTGGCTATTTCATTTGCAAAAACGTAATTGTCGTCAATGATTCTTTCATTCAGCGTCATCCACCGTTGACGTTCGAagcttattttcattattcattacTCTTCATTCGCTCCGCATTATCGATGTACTTTTATATTtacacttttgtttttatatccGTGCTTTAAAATTGtacattattattgttttttattttttattttttttttatacaggATATACAAAATAATCGCGATATTGTATATTGAACAGCGGCGTATCGAAGCTGCTGAGGATATTAGGCGAGCAAAATAGCGAGCATAATTAGTAAAATTTCAGTTGTTTTTGTTCTCTCGCATTTTACGTATCCATCTTATTATTCGTCATTATGATAATTAATGCGTCCACTCTCATTCtcgaaatcgagttttttatAGGTCATTGTACAGTTGTTTCTCGTTTTCATCATTATAAATATTCCTTTTTGTTTGTTCGTTTGCAAATTTATATTTGCAGCATTAATGCAAGGCGACGACGTTCTGATATGTTTCATGTTTCGAGATAATTAAGGCGGAATCGGATAACCGGAGATCCAAATGATCCCATTTGTggaacgagaaaataattcgatcgtcgatcgttattttttctgttctttcGCTGCTGTTGCTCGCAACGTaaatacaaattattttcattaacgcttttctttttattattgtcTCGATCGTCGACTCGTTTCGAGTTACCATTATCGTCCGTTATAGGCCGTGTTTTCGTTCAGTTTTCTTTTCCGCATCAATATTAGAGCTAAAtagtgagaaagagaaaatgaaatatttctcttGCTTCTTAAACCGCTCGATACTCGTTACCAGGCGAAGATTTTCGTCCGAGTGcaataaattaatgaaaaatcggtCCAAATACACGATCAACGATTCAGCAAGTGCTATTTCGATCAATTCCTTGTTATCTCTCAAGTATTCTAAACTAATTCTCGTGCATATTgaattctccttttttttctgtcccgCACAACTCGAacgggattttttttctcgaataagGCTTTCAATAAGATTTCAGTCGTTGAAAAACCGATCGAAGTTAACGCTCAGGATCCAGATTTGTTTAgtgaattttatgattttattctacaatacgaaaaatgtattattaaGGTTTAGCATTGGGCGAATTTGTCTTTCAACTCGTTAACTGATATCCCTCGCCCTTGCAAACGCAGCTCGTTCACATTTATCCCGCGAATTCATGAATAAGTGTTTCGTGTTTAAAAACGTCCGAGGCACGAGAACTCACGgttcatattttcttacgtCCTAGCAaacattcaatatttattaaatgtatatagatatacacagAATCATGTGcacacgtatatataaatatttctcattttctctcgcgataaattttcaatatccgTATTGAAGTATGCATAAAATAGTGCAATTAGAGAATGAAAATGCACGAATTTTATGCATACGTTCGTCGGAACGATATCAATATATTCATTCAATGTTCCATATGGATTTTTCTGCTGTAACCACAATTGTATCTCAAACACGTATCGTATtatcccaacaaaaaaaaacgactagATCACGATGCTTGGACCTTCAACGTCAGATCCTTAAATGCTAAGGAGGGGGGAACGCGTTTGCGAGGGGAAAAACTTAAGCgctaagagaaaaaaaaagtttctaatCTAACGATACATTGATTAAACATCGTAATCGCACGTGACGAGATGATTTTTCACAGAGCACAAACAGCTTTCTTTCCCTTTTCATGACGCCCCTTTTTTTCTACCGGAACACGAAATAATGTACAGCCAAAATGGCaaacgaagagaaaagatCCTTCGGGGATATTTTTCACTCGTAAGGATCCACGTTTCGATTTCAAGGTTGTGAAATCGACACATCGCGCTTCACCAGAATTCTCCGTTTGCTCGCGCATCCTCCCGAATCCCCCCGAGGGGGGAAACATTGAAATTTGCTCTTCTCACAACTTCTGGGTGAATTGCGATCGAGAGCGGAGACTCGAAGCGGAATAAGCGAGTGTCGATGTGCTTCACTTAGGAAACGAATCGATTTGCAACGTGTGTCCCTACGTTCGTCATCGACAAACCCAGATTGTTTGCTCTTCCCTTGAGACTTGTTATTCATTCGATACTTGGACCGATGGTCTCTCGATCTGTCTCGAGATCCCCCCTCCCTCCTTCACGTTAAATTCGTAATTCGCACGATAAATCATAAGTACACCTTGAAACTTCTGTCCCGAAGTGTCATCCTCATTGTTCCATCGAAATATTCTCCGCTTCCTCGCAATTCCGCTCCTTCCCAGTACTATATTCACGTTCTTTAGGATGATGAACACAAAGGTgcgaaattttcacgagtttgtCGTCCTCGTTCGCGCGAGCTGCTCGCGCGCTCGGAATCCCTGCGTCGTCAGTAACTTAAGTTTCGTTTCTTCGTCTCTTCGTACAAGTTCGAGGCTGGACTCGACGTAGCCTGGAATTCGGTTGACTGGTTTTCCGTCGTTTCAcgttcgatgcgattttttcatcgtttttgcaCACCATCTCGTGCTACAAGTCTCGAATAAACGTATACTTATTCGTCTTTCATATATAGcattgtacatatatataaatttctTCTTTCAACAGGATATGTATAGTTCGTGTGTCacgatttcgatgaaaatgattGGCTGCAACGTTTACGACGTTTACGACGCCCGTAGCGTCGTTTCGGCGAATCTCAGACGCTACAACCGGAAGTGACTTCCTCGCTGTTGGACTGATGACTCCACCTGCATTGATG of Venturia canescens isolate UGA chromosome 6, ASM1945775v1, whole genome shotgun sequence contains these proteins:
- the LOC122411815 gene encoding uncharacterized protein isoform X2; amino-acid sequence: MSRSFFDITGMASSSVSQEDFDNDFEFTSRRSRIRTARVRIGPPRAGDVTSISYQKNAGDAEESQGICEPTSTTVLPSDHENQQNKPVIRKLEKRPTGRVSSVVSCLHRPTHINKGKQQRDRRKLREKRRSTGVVHLPSTEERTAKVYTQRRNKSHSDLEADDEEFDSLNQSDGVNQSDSGNHAPRLTSANTPRPRVPTPTGDNAQELIERTQEENRRLLALLEDQDHKIMALEAQLVQQQHEMTIERDRLREENAALIRAMAALTSD
- the LOC122411815 gene encoding PRKC apoptosis WT1 regulator protein-like isoform X1, which translates into the protein MSRSFFDITGMASSSVSQEDFDNDFEFTSRRSRIRTARVRIGPPRAGDVTSISYQKNAGDAEESQGICEPTSTTVLPSDHENQQNKPVIRKLEKRPTGRVSSVVSCLHRPTHINKGKQQRDRRKLREKRRSTGVVHLPSTESTGGSTGEDEEELGGTGLETKHNTPNYEFLDHELIEERTAKVYTQRRNKSHSDLEADDEEFDSLNQSDGVNQSDSGNHAPRLTSANTPRPRVPTPTGDNAQELIERTQEENRRLLALLEDQDHKIMALEAQLVQQQHEMTIERDRLREENAALIRAMAALTSD